A genomic region of Lysinibacillus sp. 2017 contains the following coding sequences:
- a CDS encoding alpha/beta hydrolase: MFRFIGFAILLILVLSLVLLIFTPYPASAVIKKLFEGGVAVEPKNYAEIKANTFQQEHIIYKSSFSSNELDVISPKTVDTPLPVILWVHGGAFVAGDKSDITEYAVQIAEKGYHVVNINYDLAPKAKYPTPLLQLNDVYQWVMENAESYKFDITKLLFAGDSAGAQIVSQYALIQTNEAYAKEIKITPVVAKENIAGLLLFCGPFDIQKLSHLSDNKIVAFLLNRVGWGYIGDRNWQTSETARLASPIDFVTLDYPPSFITDGNVMTFDEHGKELAARLQELGVPVVEKFYEGNELPHEYQFMMNTPEAFETFDAVVKFIGEVVE, from the coding sequence TTGTTTAGATTCATAGGCTTTGCTATCTTACTTATACTAGTTCTTTCACTAGTATTGCTTATTTTCACGCCGTACCCCGCTTCTGCGGTCATTAAGAAATTATTTGAAGGTGGCGTCGCTGTTGAGCCTAAAAACTACGCTGAAATAAAAGCGAACACCTTCCAGCAGGAACATATAATTTATAAATCAAGCTTTTCATCAAATGAACTTGATGTTATTTCACCTAAAACGGTAGATACCCCATTACCTGTTATTCTGTGGGTCCATGGTGGGGCTTTCGTTGCAGGCGATAAATCCGACATTACCGAATATGCGGTGCAAATTGCCGAAAAAGGATATCACGTCGTCAATATCAATTATGACCTCGCCCCAAAGGCAAAATACCCGACACCCTTACTCCAGCTGAACGACGTGTATCAATGGGTGATGGAAAATGCCGAAAGCTACAAATTTGATATAACAAAGCTGTTATTTGCAGGAGATTCTGCTGGTGCTCAAATCGTGAGCCAGTACGCATTAATCCAAACAAATGAAGCATATGCCAAAGAGATTAAAATCACGCCTGTTGTAGCAAAAGAAAACATAGCTGGGCTCCTTCTATTTTGCGGGCCTTTTGACATTCAAAAATTGAGCCACTTAAGTGACAACAAAATCGTGGCCTTTTTATTAAATCGTGTAGGTTGGGGCTATATCGGAGACCGTAACTGGCAAACATCTGAAACGGCTCGGCTCGCGTCACCAATCGATTTTGTGACACTTGATTATCCACCATCGTTTATAACGGATGGTAATGTCATGACGTTTGATGAACATGGTAAAGAACTTGCTGCGCGATTACAAGAACTGGGTGTGCCTGTCGTAGAAAAATTTTATGAGGGCAACGAACTACCGCATGAATATCAGTTTATGATGAATACACCAGAAGCTTTTGAAACATTTGATGCTGTGGTGAAGTTTATCGGAGAAGTTGTGGAATAG
- a CDS encoding CarD family transcriptional regulator, which produces MYKVGDLTFYKSHGVCKIDRITEESFSGEPKLYYVLQSKIKPGVTLYHPVESDNSQLERVLDYDEAVQLMDCFNNPPNDWEEKNTNRHRVQVETLNGNNHFEVAQLMNTLLRKELELQSNDKKLASQDTQTLQQISAIIYDVLELALEKPKDKIEQEIRKRIQK; this is translated from the coding sequence ATGTACAAGGTTGGTGACTTAACATTTTACAAATCACATGGTGTTTGTAAAATTGATCGAATTACTGAAGAGAGTTTTTCTGGAGAGCCAAAGTTATATTATGTGTTGCAATCAAAAATTAAACCAGGTGTAACTTTATATCATCCAGTTGAAAGTGATAACTCACAATTGGAGCGCGTATTAGATTATGACGAAGCGGTACAATTAATGGATTGTTTCAATAATCCGCCCAATGATTGGGAAGAAAAAAATACGAATCGTCATCGCGTGCAAGTAGAAACTTTAAATGGAAATAATCATTTTGAGGTTGCACAGTTGATGAATACATTATTAAGAAAAGAACTTGAACTACAGTCAAATGATAAAAAGTTAGCATCTCAAGATACGCAAACTTTGCAACAAATTTCTGCTATCATTTACGATGTTTTGGAATTAGCATTAGAGAAACCAAAAGATAAAATAGAGCAAGAAATTCGTAAAAGAATTCAGAAATAA
- a CDS encoding methyl-accepting chemotaxis protein, with the protein MKVGFKLNLAFYSIIAVMILTAIIVFINLNTIENKQEEALNNRVVQIRLVDDIRFNLSMQGLYARELIIENSKENQDNLINYAKDLDEDINTLNSMSVSKEMTQYEDEISAFNESFNTGMNKFLDSLKRNNTQESITILKNDIKEANVGILGVANKMIEYQEAQLKSIEKETASSISTSKITSIISVIISVIIGFILIVFVKRTIVNPLSKLMIAAEHIAEGDLVHEDVQVRSKDEIGQLGMIFNKMKQNLQQLIKSVQDNSQQLTGAAEELSASTEEITATTEDVTRQLETTSYAAQSSAESASESARAMEETAHGVQRIAEASQVLHNSSIDASTTASKGKDIIDSAKVQMTTINDSTGIVNELVQKLSKQTIEIENMTKVITDITEQTNLLSLNAAIEAARAGEHGKGFAVVADEVRKLAESSKQSANSIVELTMEIQKDTTNVEHAVSDAINSVKDGVKIITNAGESFTEIVGAVDTMTTQIEEISATAEQLSASAEEVTASVGEIANGADAASQSLDSIAAAMEEQSATMQEVSGIATALVDSASQLQQEISKFRV; encoded by the coding sequence ATGAAAGTTGGTTTTAAATTAAATCTCGCTTTTTATTCAATTATTGCTGTTATGATTTTGACAGCGATTATCGTATTTATAAATTTAAATACAATTGAAAACAAGCAAGAAGAAGCGTTAAATAATCGAGTAGTACAAATTCGTTTAGTAGATGATATTCGTTTTAATTTATCGATGCAAGGATTATATGCACGTGAGTTAATTATTGAAAATAGTAAAGAAAATCAAGACAATTTAATAAATTATGCAAAAGATTTAGATGAAGATATCAATACTCTAAATTCAATGAGTGTTTCAAAAGAAATGACACAATATGAAGATGAAATTAGTGCCTTTAATGAATCATTTAATACAGGAATGAATAAATTCCTCGATTCTTTAAAACGCAATAATACGCAAGAAAGTATAACGATTTTAAAAAATGATATAAAAGAAGCGAATGTTGGAATTTTAGGTGTTGCCAACAAAATGATTGAGTATCAAGAGGCCCAATTAAAAAGTATAGAAAAGGAAACAGCCTCATCGATCTCAACATCAAAAATAACTTCGATAATTAGTGTCATCATTAGTGTAATTATCGGCTTTATTTTAATTGTCTTCGTTAAACGTACAATTGTTAATCCTCTAAGCAAATTGATGATTGCAGCAGAACATATTGCAGAAGGCGATTTAGTACATGAAGATGTTCAAGTTCGTTCAAAAGATGAAATTGGTCAATTAGGTATGATTTTCAATAAGATGAAACAAAATTTACAGCAATTGATTAAATCTGTACAAGATAATTCGCAGCAATTAACTGGGGCAGCAGAGGAATTATCAGCAAGTACAGAAGAAATTACAGCGACGACAGAAGATGTAACGCGTCAACTTGAAACAACGTCTTATGCAGCTCAAAGTTCAGCTGAATCAGCAAGTGAAAGTGCACGTGCGATGGAAGAAACGGCTCACGGGGTACAACGCATTGCAGAAGCATCACAAGTACTGCATAACTCATCGATTGATGCGAGTACTACAGCATCAAAAGGTAAAGATATTATTGATAGTGCAAAAGTTCAAATGACGACGATTAATGATTCAACAGGGATCGTCAATGAGCTGGTACAAAAGCTATCCAAACAAACAATCGAAATTGAAAATATGACAAAAGTGATTACCGATATTACGGAACAAACCAACTTGCTGTCATTAAACGCAGCAATCGAGGCAGCTCGTGCAGGGGAACATGGTAAAGGATTCGCCGTTGTAGCAGACGAGGTTCGAAAACTCGCGGAAAGCTCAAAACAATCAGCAAACTCGATTGTCGAATTAACAATGGAAATTCAAAAAGATACGACCAATGTAGAACATGCCGTATCGGATGCCATTAACTCTGTAAAAGATGGAGTTAAAATTATTACAAATGCGGGTGAATCATTTACTGAAATCGTAGGTGCAGTAGATACGATGACGACACAAATTGAAGAAATTTCAGCTACAGCAGAGCAGCTTTCTGCAAGTGCTGAAGAAGTTACAGCTTCAGTTGGAGAAATTGCAAATGGTGCAGATGCCGCTTCACAAAGTTTGGATTCAATCGCTGCTGCAATGGAAGAGCAATCGGCAACGATGCAAGAAGTGAGCGGAATCGCAACAGCACTAGTAGATAGCGCATCTCAATTACAGCAAGAGATTAGTAAATTTAGAGTATAA
- a CDS encoding TetR/AcrR family transcriptional regulator, protein MNKNDLRIVKTKQTIHKALLFLLKKKPVPQIKITELCKEASINRGTFYFHYQNVDDVLQELFEEIMHDLQVSYDEPFKKGFDINGIDLNPNSVRIFDHVKKYENFYKIVLSEDVSMKYYYMLFNEICKLIAESDYGENDVHLNKYFHSYNANAIIGLLIQWYLNDFKDSVDDMNNQLVKVVTFKMKL, encoded by the coding sequence ATGAATAAAAATGATCTTCGCATTGTAAAAACAAAACAAACGATACATAAAGCACTATTATTCTTGTTGAAAAAAAAGCCAGTACCTCAAATAAAAATTACGGAACTATGTAAAGAAGCGTCAATAAATCGAGGCACCTTTTACTTTCATTATCAAAATGTTGACGATGTGCTACAAGAGTTATTTGAAGAAATTATGCACGACCTACAAGTTTCCTATGACGAACCGTTTAAAAAGGGATTTGATATTAACGGAATAGACTTAAATCCAAATTCCGTGAGAATATTTGATCATGTGAAGAAGTATGAAAATTTTTATAAAATTGTGCTGTCTGAAGATGTGTCGATGAAATATTATTACATGCTTTTTAATGAGATTTGTAAACTCATAGCTGAGTCTGATTATGGTGAAAATGATGTGCATCTTAATAAGTATTTCCATTCCTATAATGCCAATGCAATTATTGGGCTGCTCATCCAGTGGTACTTAAATGACTTTAAAGATTCAGTGGATGATATGAATAATCAGCTTGTAAAAGTTGTGACATTTAAAATGAAGTTATAG
- a CDS encoding SDR family oxidoreductase, which produces MKLQGKVAIVTGAASGMGKAIAELYAKEGAKVVVSDYNFEGAQVVADAIKAAGGEAIANRANVAELTDIENMFVETKTAFGKLDILVNNAGIMDGMEPVGEISDEKWDRVFSVNTRGVMQAMRIATNIFLEQGHGVIVNNISAGGLRGARAGAAYTASKHAVAGLTKNTGYMYTNSGIRCNGIAPGGVMTNIQSSMTDVSEFGAGRQGTGLGTMPRAGEPMEIAQLALFLGSDDSSFINGQVIAADAGWTAY; this is translated from the coding sequence ATGAAATTACAAGGTAAAGTAGCAATCGTAACTGGTGCAGCTTCTGGCATGGGTAAAGCAATCGCTGAACTTTATGCAAAAGAAGGCGCAAAAGTTGTTGTTTCAGATTACAACTTTGAAGGTGCTCAAGTAGTAGCAGATGCAATTAAAGCAGCTGGTGGCGAAGCAATCGCTAACCGCGCTAACGTAGCAGAATTAACAGATATCGAAAACATGTTTGTAGAAACAAAAACAGCTTTCGGTAAATTAGATATTTTAGTAAACAACGCTGGTATCATGGATGGCATGGAGCCAGTTGGTGAAATCTCAGACGAAAAATGGGATCGCGTATTCTCAGTAAACACACGTGGTGTTATGCAAGCGATGCGTATCGCGACAAACATCTTCCTTGAACAAGGTCACGGTGTAATTGTGAATAACATTTCTGCTGGAGGTTTACGTGGTGCTCGTGCTGGTGCTGCTTACACAGCTTCTAAACATGCAGTAGCTGGGTTAACTAAAAACACTGGTTATATGTATACAAACTCTGGTATTCGTTGCAACGGTATCGCACCAGGTGGAGTAATGACAAACATCCAATCTTCAATGACTGATGTTTCTGAATTTGGCGCTGGTCGCCAAGGAACTGGCTTAGGAACAATGCCTCGCGCTGGTGAACCTATGGAAATTGCACAACTTGCATTATTCTTAGGTTCAGACGATTCAAGCTTCATCAACGGACAAGTTATCGCCGCTGATGCTGGTTGGACTGCATACTAA
- a CDS encoding Ger(x)C family spore germination protein has product MLVPLLLVGCWDERLYKNSSVVSLTGFEGEIGDVTAYYAYPQATTEEMKMIVIVGQGMSPRDVRQNADLKVEQILDLSELSTVLISEKTAKDDIYEYLDVYFRDSFNPITPKLAIIQGDLKPFFDFTEEMQSSTGEFYNRFITSLEENSMVIPYTLQTAGSLLFEQAQDLSLPYIKMDEEDRPIGNGVALFSGRSFTGETLSADQGVLLNILNKSLGHVARITTLYEGSPFSVRINKVKRNFTISESEIEIALKIEVVVTEFPQDHLKEKQIRTDLEQFLTKKMEKDMNEVIEKLQKAKSDAIGLGRRVRAFHPSLYKEDWSEHFSTLKIPVKVEVEIVKSGILY; this is encoded by the coding sequence ATGTTAGTGCCACTATTACTAGTAGGTTGTTGGGATGAGCGGCTTTATAAAAATTCATCTGTAGTATCATTAACTGGCTTTGAAGGGGAAATCGGCGATGTCACTGCGTACTATGCCTATCCACAAGCAACAACAGAGGAAATGAAGATGATTGTAATTGTTGGACAAGGTATGTCGCCACGTGATGTACGACAGAATGCAGATCTAAAAGTAGAGCAAATATTGGATTTATCGGAACTGTCTACAGTACTTATTTCCGAAAAAACCGCAAAAGATGATATTTATGAGTATTTGGATGTATATTTTCGTGATTCGTTCAACCCCATTACACCAAAACTAGCCATTATACAAGGAGATTTGAAGCCGTTCTTTGATTTTACAGAGGAAATGCAAAGTTCTACAGGTGAGTTTTATAATCGCTTTATTACAAGTTTGGAAGAAAATTCGATGGTCATTCCCTACACGTTGCAAACTGCGGGATCGCTTCTTTTTGAACAAGCACAGGATTTATCATTACCTTATATCAAAATGGATGAGGAAGATCGACCAATTGGTAATGGTGTAGCATTGTTTTCAGGTCGCTCTTTTACAGGTGAGACCTTAAGTGCAGATCAAGGAGTTCTACTTAATATTTTAAATAAGTCGCTTGGTCATGTCGCACGTATTACTACTTTGTATGAAGGAAGTCCGTTTTCAGTCCGTATTAATAAAGTAAAGAGAAATTTTACTATTTCAGAAAGTGAAATTGAAATCGCACTGAAAATTGAAGTTGTCGTCACTGAATTTCCGCAAGACCATTTGAAAGAAAAGCAAATTCGAACGGATCTTGAACAATTTCTCACTAAAAAAATGGAAAAAGATATGAATGAAGTAATAGAAAAGTTACAAAAGGCAAAAAGTGACGCCATTGGACTTGGTAGAAGAGTCCGTGCATTTCATCCTAGTCTGTATAAAGAAGATTGGAGCGAACATTTTTCTACATTAAAAATTCCAGTCAAAGTAGAAGTTGAAATTGTGAAATCGGGGATACTGTATTAA
- a CDS encoding GerAB/ArcD/ProY family transporter: protein MKIQLTKVQLFMLMFVMQTGFVYTSFQNLIIEHGRRDASIQFIIIAILFFLLLLFFERMHKYFLLNRFTKALYLIYWFAYIIVFVIYITYVLTTWVFPNTPDIVLIAIFLFVCFYASVSRPETAVNIGVVLLPMLVLFIIFMLLAIPNLHVTNLLPLFHDRSNTWMLGFVYSTYAFGGAETYVMLRKYVLKDEKINKKVLTAYWVSLTSFYLLALLFTLMFFSLEEIKLIPEPILYILHSQEVTFVKRLDLFFSYIWLSWSLVAIVNYALVMRLIYFEKKRKAPRLQQLIFFIVIGVAATILTRFEVLDFLKHYVVYANLIFTVLLPIIIILVNKIRGRTVSESDMSS from the coding sequence GTGAAAATCCAATTAACGAAAGTACAATTATTCATGTTAATGTTCGTTATGCAAACTGGATTTGTGTATACGTCTTTTCAAAATTTAATTATTGAGCATGGCAGACGCGACGCTTCGATTCAATTTATCATTATTGCCATCTTGTTTTTTTTACTATTATTGTTTTTCGAACGAATGCACAAATACTTCCTATTAAACCGCTTTACGAAAGCACTCTATCTAATATATTGGTTTGCTTATATTATTGTTTTCGTTATCTATATTACGTATGTGTTAACGACTTGGGTGTTTCCAAATACACCAGATATCGTGCTAATCGCCATTTTTCTATTCGTGTGCTTTTACGCGAGTGTTAGTAGACCTGAAACGGCTGTTAATATTGGGGTCGTTTTACTTCCGATGCTTGTCCTGTTTATCATTTTTATGCTTTTGGCGATCCCTAACTTACATGTTACAAATTTACTACCGTTATTTCATGATCGAAGCAATACGTGGATGCTGGGGTTCGTTTATTCAACATATGCATTTGGCGGTGCGGAAACATATGTCATGCTGCGCAAATATGTATTAAAGGATGAAAAGATAAATAAGAAGGTATTGACAGCGTATTGGGTCAGCCTGACAAGTTTTTATTTATTGGCACTTCTATTTACACTCATGTTTTTTTCACTCGAAGAAATCAAATTGATTCCTGAACCAATTTTGTATATATTACATTCGCAAGAAGTTACCTTTGTAAAGCGCCTTGATTTGTTTTTTAGTTATATTTGGTTATCTTGGTCGTTGGTAGCTATTGTCAATTATGCACTCGTAATGCGTCTCATCTATTTTGAAAAAAAGCGAAAAGCACCTAGACTACAGCAACTCATTTTTTTCATTGTCATTGGCGTGGCTGCAACCATTCTTACTCGTTTTGAAGTACTTGATTTTTTAAAGCATTATGTTGTATATGCCAATCTCATATTTACCGTTTTACTACCAATTATTATTATACTAGTAAATAAAATAAGGGGGCGAACTGTATCCGAATCCGATATGTCATCTTAA